A single window of Selenomonas sputigena DNA harbors:
- the pflA gene encoding pyruvate formate-lyase-activating protein, protein MRPCDGVPFGRIRSVESFGSVDGPGLRYIVFLAGCRLRCLYCHNPETWGAAGAEEKSAEAVLAAALRFRPYWKGGGGITVSGGEPLVQADFVAGLFRLAKEAGVSTCLDTAGEPFSRTDDAVLRAVAASDLVLLDIKHIDPEKHEALTGRRNENILDFARYLAEEKKPVWLRHVLVPGLTDDALSLNCLARFVRSLGNVKRFEVLPYHAMARAKYEKLHIPYPLPETREPRTDDIRRAEEILGTADYQGWRRK, encoded by the coding sequence ATGAGGCCATGTGACGGCGTGCCGTTCGGCCGCATCCGCTCCGTCGAGAGCTTTGGTTCGGTCGACGGCCCCGGCCTTCGCTACATCGTCTTTCTTGCGGGCTGCCGCCTGCGCTGCCTCTACTGCCACAACCCCGAGACATGGGGCGCTGCGGGGGCGGAGGAGAAGAGCGCCGAAGCCGTGCTCGCCGCCGCGCTGCGCTTTCGTCCCTATTGGAAGGGCGGCGGCGGCATCACCGTCTCGGGCGGCGAGCCGCTCGTGCAGGCGGACTTCGTCGCGGGACTTTTCCGCCTCGCAAAAGAGGCGGGCGTCTCCACCTGCCTTGACACGGCGGGCGAACCGTTTTCGCGCACGGACGACGCCGTCCTTCGCGCCGTCGCCGCAAGCGACCTCGTGCTGCTCGACATCAAGCACATCGATCCCGAGAAGCATGAAGCGCTCACGGGCAGACGCAACGAGAACATCCTCGACTTCGCACGTTATCTGGCCGAAGAAAAAAAGCCCGTATGGCTGCGCCACGTCCTCGTGCCCGGCCTTACGGACGATGCGCTTTCACTCAACTGCCTCGCACGCTTCGTCCGAAGCCTCGGAAACGTCAAGCGCTTCGAGGTTCTGCCCTATCATGCCATGGCGCGAGCGAAGTATGAAAAACTTCATATTCCCTACCCGCTGCCCGAGACGCGCGAGCCGCGTACCGATGACATCCGACGCGCCGAGGAAATCCTCGGCACCGCCGACTATCAAGGCTGGCGAAGGAAATAG
- the deoC gene encoding deoxyribose-phosphate aldolase: protein MELAKYIDHTLLKTDAQRADVMKLIEEAKAYHFASVCVSPIWVSYVSEALRDTGIKTCTVIGFPQGATPSAVKAFETKQAVADGADEVDMVIAVGKLKDGDDAYVKADIEDVVRAARGKALTKVIIETCLLSDEEKRRACLLAKEAGADFVKTSTGFAAGGATAADVKLMRESVGEAMGVKAAGGVRTRADAEAMLAAGATRLGTSSGVKIVEG, encoded by the coding sequence ATGGAGTTGGCAAAGTATATTGACCATACACTGCTTAAGACGGATGCGCAAAGGGCGGATGTGATGAAGCTCATCGAGGAGGCGAAGGCGTATCATTTCGCTTCGGTCTGCGTGAGTCCGATCTGGGTATCGTATGTGTCTGAAGCGCTTCGAGATACCGGGATCAAGACGTGCACGGTCATCGGCTTTCCGCAGGGGGCGACGCCGTCCGCGGTCAAGGCATTCGAGACGAAGCAGGCGGTCGCGGACGGCGCGGACGAGGTCGACATGGTCATCGCGGTCGGCAAGCTCAAGGACGGTGACGACGCTTATGTGAAAGCGGACATCGAGGACGTCGTTCGAGCGGCGAGAGGAAAGGCACTGACGAAGGTCATCATCGAGACATGCCTCCTGTCCGACGAGGAGAAGCGCCGCGCATGCCTTTTGGCGAAGGAGGCAGGAGCGGACTTTGTCAAGACGTCGACGGGATTTGCTGCAGGCGGCGCAACGGCAGCCGATGTGAAGCTCATGCGCGAGAGCGTGGGAGAGGCGATGGGTGTTAAGGCGGCGGGCGGCGTCCGAACCCGAGCGGACGCCGAAGCGATGCTTGCCGCCGGAGCGACACGGCTCGGCACATCGAGCGGCGTGAAGATCGTCGAGGGATAA
- a CDS encoding ArnT family glycosyltransferase, with protein sequence MVKREKQEFLLLLIFGAIILLAANGSLAVTDPVESNYALTAKEMVASGDYLSPRIFGNYWYDKPAFFYWEMIASCLIFGVNEFALRFPSAVMGLLSLTLLYFFARRLYGHRTALLAGGLFASSVGFWYVGKAIITDMTLFFFMSATLVSFYLGYESGKRVRYYAAFFFAGLAVLTKGPIGFLLPGLLLAVYLVLRKDAKELLHLHWGGGMILFLLVGGSWYYAMYSLHGAVFLETFFGTHNFLRATVSEHPGQNVWYYYILIFLASFFPWSLPLVWCTAKKIWQEREAALRRAFAEKDTLFLLVWALGTILVYQCMATKYPTYTFPSVFPIAILAARLLGGFDRKRMSIFIVAFGVFYLTLFVLVAVPMCRERGGAPAAALVHDLPAHIPVMSYREHTYSVGCTFYSDKTIYLLKTREDVERNAPKPGTWTATNIMPFYAIEDLSALSEFYVLCPRETPVKEEFAAYADIDERKFTLCGSNEKDELWHISNVK encoded by the coding sequence ATGGTCAAACGTGAGAAGCAGGAATTCTTGCTCCTGCTCATCTTCGGGGCAATCATCTTGCTGGCAGCAAACGGCAGTCTCGCCGTCACCGATCCCGTCGAATCGAACTACGCGCTGACAGCGAAGGAGATGGTCGCCTCCGGCGACTACCTCTCACCGCGTATCTTCGGCAACTATTGGTACGACAAGCCCGCCTTCTTCTATTGGGAGATGATCGCCTCATGTCTCATCTTCGGCGTCAATGAGTTCGCGCTGCGCTTCCCGAGCGCCGTCATGGGGCTTTTGAGCCTCACGCTTCTCTACTTCTTTGCGCGCCGCCTCTACGGACATCGGACGGCCCTTCTTGCGGGCGGACTCTTCGCCAGCTCCGTCGGCTTCTGGTATGTCGGCAAGGCGATCATCACGGACATGACGCTCTTCTTCTTCATGAGTGCTACGCTCGTCTCGTTCTACCTCGGCTACGAATCAGGAAAACGTGTGCGCTACTACGCCGCCTTCTTCTTCGCAGGACTCGCTGTCCTCACGAAGGGGCCGATCGGCTTTTTGCTGCCGGGACTCCTGCTTGCCGTCTACCTCGTGCTCCGAAAGGATGCGAAGGAGCTTCTTCACCTTCACTGGGGCGGCGGCATGATTCTCTTCCTGCTCGTTGGAGGCAGTTGGTACTATGCCATGTACAGCCTGCACGGCGCAGTCTTCCTTGAGACGTTCTTCGGCACGCATAACTTCCTGCGCGCGACCGTCTCCGAACATCCTGGACAGAATGTTTGGTACTACTACATCCTCATCTTCCTCGCGAGTTTCTTCCCATGGTCCTTGCCGCTCGTCTGGTGTACGGCAAAAAAAATCTGGCAAGAGCGAGAAGCCGCCCTTCGCCGCGCCTTCGCGGAAAAGGACACACTCTTCCTGCTCGTCTGGGCGCTCGGCACGATTCTCGTCTATCAATGCATGGCAACGAAATATCCGACCTACACCTTCCCTTCGGTCTTCCCCATCGCCATCCTAGCGGCGCGCCTCCTCGGCGGTTTCGACAGGAAGCGCATGAGCATCTTCATCGTCGCCTTCGGGGTCTTCTATCTGACCCTCTTCGTCCTCGTCGCCGTTCCCATGTGCCGAGAGAGAGGCGGCGCACCCGCCGCTGCTCTCGTGCACGATCTTCCCGCGCACATACCCGTCATGAGCTACCGCGAGCACACATACAGCGTCGGCTGCACGTTCTATTCGGACAAGACCATATATCTGTTGAAGACACGTGAAGATGTCGAGCGAAACGCACCAAAGCCAGGCACGTGGACGGCGACGAACATCATGCCCTTTTACGCCATCGAGGATCTTTCAGCACTCAGCGAATTCTACGTCCTGTGCCCGAGAGAAACACCTGTGAAAGAGGAGTTTGCCGCTTACGCTGACATCGACGAACGTAAGTTCACACTATGCGGCAGCAACGAGAAGGACGAGCTTTGGCATATATCGAACGTGAAATAG
- a CDS encoding nitroreductase, with protein MNEVMETIKKRRSVRAFLPTMPPADIVRDIVEAGLYAPRSMGSESVRTIVITDKVMREKLVELNCQIGHWKKGFDPFYGAPVILLVIADKDDVNYLCNGSIAIATMMLAAESLDIHTCWIHRAKEELEQPLGQEILSRAGIFFRPGQYVGIGHLALGYAAGDVSDPEPRNESRISYIS; from the coding sequence ATGAACGAAGTCATGGAAACGATCAAGAAGCGGCGCAGCGTGCGCGCTTTCCTGCCGACAATGCCACCCGCCGACATCGTGCGCGACATCGTCGAGGCGGGGCTGTATGCGCCGCGCAGCATGGGCAGCGAATCCGTGCGCACGATCGTCATCACGGACAAGGTCATGCGTGAAAAACTCGTTGAACTGAACTGTCAGATCGGCCATTGGAAGAAGGGCTTCGACCCCTTCTACGGTGCGCCTGTCATCCTGCTCGTCATCGCGGACAAAGACGATGTGAACTATTTGTGCAACGGCAGCATAGCCATCGCCACGATGATGCTCGCCGCCGAATCACTCGACATCCATACATGCTGGATTCACCGCGCCAAGGAAGAACTCGAACAGCCTCTCGGGCAGGAGATTCTCTCGCGCGCCGGCATATTCTTCCGCCCCGGCCAATACGTCGGCATCGGCCATCTCGCGCTCGGCTACGCCGCAGGCGACGTGTCCGATCCCGAGCCGCGCAACGAGAGCCGCATATCCTACATCAGTTAG
- the pyk gene encoding pyruvate kinase, translating to MLNKKTKIVCTQGPSTDAPGMVEKLIENGMNVARFNFSHGTHDEHLKRINRVREAAKKMGRVVSLLLDTKGPEMRLGEFKDGSVMLEAGKPFVLTYDDAPGDETKCSVNHKKLYTEVKPGDKLLLSDGLVELKVEKIQSKDIVTTILNSGKMSTRKRVAAPGVPLGLPPISEQDKNDILFGIEQDMDFIAASFIQRADDVKEIRKLLEEHNGRMEIYPKIENLEGVKNFDSILEVSDGIMVARGDLGVEIPAEDVPLIQKEIIAKCNKAGKPVIVATQMLESMTTNPRPTRAEASDVANAILDGTDAIMLSGETASGDYPAEAVQTMATIALRTESSLHYKKMYQGTGLEDLKSRTRAVAHATVQMAMELDADAIITPTVSGYTARIISHYRPKSLIVAYTPDAKAMRQLNLRWGVYPIKAAGIWPDEGEMIANATAAAVEKGCVERGDLTIITSGIKSEEGNTNAIRVYTI from the coding sequence ATGCTTAACAAGAAGACGAAGATCGTTTGCACGCAGGGGCCGTCTACGGATGCGCCGGGCATGGTGGAGAAGCTCATTGAGAACGGCATGAATGTCGCGCGCTTCAACTTTTCGCATGGTACGCATGACGAGCATTTGAAGCGCATCAACCGCGTGCGTGAGGCGGCGAAGAAGATGGGGCGCGTCGTCTCTCTGCTGCTCGACACGAAGGGGCCGGAGATGCGCCTCGGCGAATTCAAGGACGGCTCGGTCATGCTCGAAGCGGGAAAGCCGTTCGTGCTGACGTACGACGACGCACCGGGCGATGAGACGAAGTGCTCGGTCAATCACAAGAAGCTCTACACGGAGGTCAAGCCCGGCGACAAGCTGCTCCTTTCCGACGGACTCGTCGAGCTGAAGGTCGAGAAGATCCAGAGCAAGGACATCGTGACGACGATCTTGAACTCGGGCAAGATGAGCACGAGGAAGCGCGTCGCGGCGCCGGGAGTTCCCCTCGGGCTGCCGCCGATCTCGGAGCAGGACAAGAATGACATCCTCTTCGGCATCGAGCAGGACATGGATTTCATCGCAGCGTCGTTCATCCAGCGCGCTGATGACGTGAAGGAGATCCGCAAGCTGCTCGAAGAGCACAACGGCAGGATGGAGATCTACCCGAAGATCGAGAACCTTGAGGGCGTGAAGAACTTCGACTCGATCCTGGAGGTCTCGGACGGCATCATGGTCGCGCGCGGTGATCTCGGTGTCGAGATTCCGGCCGAGGATGTGCCTCTGATTCAGAAGGAGATCATCGCGAAGTGCAACAAGGCGGGCAAGCCTGTCATCGTCGCGACGCAGATGCTCGAATCGATGACGACGAATCCGCGTCCGACGCGCGCCGAGGCTTCGGACGTCGCGAACGCGATCCTCGACGGCACGGACGCCATCATGCTGTCGGGCGAGACGGCGAGCGGCGATTATCCGGCGGAAGCGGTTCAGACGATGGCGACGATCGCGCTTCGCACGGAGTCCTCGCTGCATTATAAGAAGATGTATCAGGGCACGGGTCTCGAAGACCTCAAGTCGCGCACGCGTGCGGTCGCCCATGCGACGGTGCAGATGGCGATGGAGCTGGACGCCGACGCGATCATCACGCCGACGGTCAGCGGCTATACGGCGCGCATCATCTCGCACTACCGCCCGAAATCCCTCATCGTCGCCTACACGCCCGATGCAAAGGCGATGCGCCAGCTCAATCTGCGCTGGGGCGTCTACCCCATCAAGGCGGCGGGCATCTGGCCTGACGAGGGCGAGATGATCGCGAACGCGACGGCGGCGGCGGTCGAAAAGGGCTGCGTCGAGCGCGGCGATCTGACGATCATCACGTCGGGCATCAAGTCCGAAGAGGGCAATACGAACGCGATCCGCGTCTACACGATTTAA
- the rpmE gene encoding 50S ribosomal protein L31, whose product MKEGLHPEFFEATVTCGCGNTFKTGSTKKELRVDVCSKCHPFFTGRQRDVAAGGRIEKFNKRYGKQ is encoded by the coding sequence ATGAAGGAAGGGCTTCATCCGGAATTCTTCGAGGCGACGGTGACGTGCGGCTGCGGCAACACGTTCAAGACCGGGTCGACGAAGAAGGAACTGCGCGTGGATGTCTGCTCGAAGTGCCACCCGTTCTTCACGGGTCGTCAGCGCGATGTCGCTGCCGGCGGACGCATCGAGAAGTTCAACAAGCGCTACGGCAAGCAGTAA
- a CDS encoding DUF1385 domain-containing protein: protein MVGGQAVIEGVMMRGPARSATAVRTPDGRISVESKEVRSFSDRFPVFKKPFLRGTVALVESLVIGIRSLSWSAKMAGEEEEQLSDKELAGTIAVAFVLAAVLFIALPTGAAKLFHAWSDDPVFLNLAEGFLRLFIFLAYIWGISRMKDIQRVFQYHGAEHKTIFCFEAGLPLTAENAQKFERFHPRCGTSFLLIVMLVSIFVFAFLGWPDLWLRIVSRIVLLPVVAGISYEAIRLAGRSKNTFVHALSLPGLWLQRLTTREPDASMLEVAIESLKAALPEDKIPAGSADYRKTADSETAVYETPAAAFAAGEGK, encoded by the coding sequence ATGGTCGGCGGGCAGGCGGTCATCGAGGGCGTGATGATGCGCGGACCCGCTCGTTCGGCGACGGCAGTGCGCACGCCCGACGGCAGGATCTCCGTCGAGTCGAAGGAGGTGCGCTCCTTCTCCGACCGCTTCCCCGTCTTTAAGAAGCCATTCCTGCGCGGCACGGTCGCGCTCGTCGAGTCCCTCGTCATCGGCATCCGCTCACTTTCGTGGTCGGCGAAGATGGCGGGCGAGGAGGAAGAGCAGCTCTCCGACAAGGAGCTGGCGGGCACGATTGCCGTCGCCTTCGTGCTCGCCGCCGTGCTCTTCATCGCATTGCCGACGGGAGCGGCGAAGCTCTTTCATGCGTGGTCGGACGATCCCGTCTTTTTGAACCTCGCCGAGGGCTTCTTGCGCCTCTTCATCTTTCTCGCCTATATATGGGGCATCTCGCGCATGAAGGACATTCAGCGCGTATTCCAGTACCACGGCGCGGAGCATAAGACGATTTTCTGCTTCGAGGCGGGGCTTCCGCTGACGGCGGAGAACGCGCAGAAGTTCGAGCGCTTCCATCCGCGCTGCGGCACGTCGTTCCTCCTGATCGTCATGCTCGTCTCCATCTTCGTTTTCGCCTTCCTTGGCTGGCCCGATCTCTGGCTGCGCATCGTGAGCCGCATCGTGCTGCTGCCCGTCGTCGCGGGGATCTCCTACGAGGCGATCCGCCTGGCAGGCAGAAGTAAGAACACTTTTGTGCACGCGCTCTCTCTGCCCGGACTTTGGCTGCAGCGGCTGACGACGCGCGAGCCGGACGCTTCGATGCTCGAAGTTGCGATCGAGTCGCTGAAGGCGGCGCTGCCCGAGGATAAGATTCCTGCGGGAAGCGCCGATTATCGCAAGACGGCGGATTCGGAAACGGCTGTGTACGAAACGCCTGCGGCTGCTTTTGCTGCGGGCGAGGGAAAGTGA